A single region of the Pseudalkalibacillus berkeleyi genome encodes:
- a CDS encoding GNAT family N-acetyltransferase codes for MQFSQYLFYKDLPFKTTIRNYTNNDFDQLIAIQKECFPPPFPSDLWWTKDQLASHLRHFPKGAICAEVDGILAGSITTLIVDYNGEDHTWNEITDNGSIGTHQTFGNVLYVVDISVRPKFRGTGVGRLLMQSLFHLVVELKLEAVLGGSRMPGYEKVKDHMTPEKYLAEIITGSYKDPVVSFLMKTGRTPVKLLPNYLDDPESANYGVLMEWKNPFLEKSQ; via the coding sequence ATGCAATTCTCTCAGTACTTATTTTATAAAGATCTGCCGTTCAAAACGACAATTCGAAACTATACGAATAATGACTTTGACCAGTTGATCGCCATACAAAAAGAATGCTTCCCCCCCCCATTTCCTTCTGATTTATGGTGGACAAAGGACCAGTTAGCCTCTCATCTTCGTCATTTTCCAAAGGGAGCAATTTGTGCTGAAGTGGATGGAATTCTTGCTGGTTCGATTACAACACTCATCGTCGATTACAATGGTGAAGATCACACTTGGAATGAGATCACTGACAATGGATCAATCGGAACACATCAAACCTTCGGCAATGTACTTTATGTAGTAGATATTAGTGTTCGTCCTAAATTTAGGGGAACAGGGGTGGGTAGACTTTTGATGCAATCGCTGTTTCATTTAGTTGTTGAATTGAAATTAGAAGCAGTATTAGGTGGGTCGCGTATGCCAGGATACGAGAAGGTGAAAGATCACATGACGCCAGAAAAGTACTTGGCAGAAATCATCACTGGATCATATAAGGACCCTGTTGTTTCGTTTCTAATGAAAACAGGGCGCACTCCAGTCAAACTGCTACCAAATTATTTAGATGATCCTGAATCAGCAAATTATGGTGTATTAATGGAATGGAAAAACCCATTTTTAGAAAAAAGTCAATAA
- a CDS encoding YrhC family protein — MSKEMVRNIKDKIADFKRFSFVLLSLSAFLYIGSIVPFEGKETADQLILLSASYTSIGVALVFYRKISVWKKKLNTNQ; from the coding sequence TTGTCTAAGGAAATGGTACGAAACATCAAAGATAAGATTGCTGACTTCAAACGGTTTAGCTTTGTACTACTATCATTGAGTGCTTTTCTTTATATTGGCAGTATCGTCCCTTTTGAAGGAAAAGAGACAGCTGACCAACTTATATTATTAAGTGCAAGCTATACATCAATCGGAGTAGCTTTAGTCTTTTATCGGAAAATATCGGTATGGAAGAAGAAACTAAATACAAATCAATAG
- a CDS encoding bifunctional cystathionine gamma-lyase/homocysteine desulfhydrase: MKPKTKMIHAGIVGDEQTGAVSTPIYQVSTYKQESVGNFKGYEYSRTGNPTRHALEELIKDLEEGEAGFAFGSGMAAINSIMMMFNTGDHVVFTDDVYGGTYRLVSKVLNRLGLESTFVDTSNLENIENAIQDNTRAIYVETPTNPLLKVTDIDGASKIAKANDVLLIVDNTFNTPYWQTPITHGADIVLHSATKYIGGHSDVVAGLAVVNSKKLAEELHFIQNSAGAVLGPQDSWLLIRGIKTLGLRMEATESNTKQIAEFLDGHPAVTKIYYPGLKSHPGHELSKRQAGGFGGMISFDVGSEERADQVLSKVRYFTLAESLGAVESLISAPARMTHASIPKDRRDELGITDGLLRISVGIEDAEDLIEDLKQALEG; encoded by the coding sequence ATGAAGCCAAAGACTAAAATGATTCATGCTGGTATTGTTGGTGATGAGCAAACAGGTGCAGTTTCTACTCCAATCTATCAGGTGAGTACGTATAAACAAGAAAGCGTCGGCAATTTTAAAGGATATGAGTATTCACGGACTGGCAACCCGACTCGTCATGCTTTAGAAGAGTTAATCAAGGACTTGGAAGAAGGGGAAGCAGGATTTGCTTTCGGATCGGGTATGGCAGCGATCAACTCGATCATGATGATGTTCAACACTGGAGATCATGTTGTATTTACTGATGATGTGTACGGTGGAACATATCGCCTCGTCTCAAAAGTTTTGAACCGTCTAGGACTGGAGTCCACATTCGTTGATACGAGTAACTTGGAGAACATTGAAAATGCAATCCAAGACAATACACGTGCAATCTATGTAGAAACGCCTACGAATCCACTTTTGAAAGTTACTGATATTGATGGGGCTTCTAAAATCGCAAAAGCTAATGATGTGTTGTTGATTGTTGATAATACGTTCAACACGCCATATTGGCAAACACCAATAACACACGGTGCAGATATCGTGTTGCATAGTGCGACGAAATATATCGGTGGCCACAGTGATGTTGTAGCAGGGTTAGCCGTTGTGAATTCGAAGAAACTAGCTGAAGAGTTACACTTCATCCAAAACTCAGCAGGCGCTGTCCTCGGACCACAGGATTCTTGGTTATTGATCCGTGGTATTAAGACGCTTGGATTAAGAATGGAAGCGACGGAAAGTAATACGAAACAAATTGCAGAGTTCCTAGATGGGCATCCAGCTGTAACGAAAATTTACTATCCTGGACTTAAGTCTCACCCAGGTCACGAGCTTTCTAAGCGTCAAGCAGGTGGGTTTGGCGGAATGATCTCTTTCGATGTAGGGAGTGAAGAGCGAGCGGATCAAGTATTAAGTAAAGTCCGTTACTTCACTTTGGCTGAAAGTTTAGGTGCAGTTGAAAGTTTAATCTCAGCTCCTGCACGTATGACACACGCATCGATCCCAAAGGACCGTCGTGACGAACTCGGCATCACAGACGGCTTACTACGAATCTCAGTAGGAATTGAAGATGCAGAGGACTTGATCGAAGACTTGAAACAAGCATTAGAGGGATAA